A part of Jatrophihabitans sp. genomic DNA contains:
- a CDS encoding DNA-3-methyladenine glycosylase, giving the protein MGIDRELLAGPALQVAPTLLGATLLSRLEGAEVLVRVTEVEAYEGALDPASHAFRGPTKRNAVMFGEAGRLYCYFVYGMHWCANVTCGRPGAAAAVLFRAAEILDGESVAQARTTTRLSAVKLASGPARLARALGLTGECTGLDLLDPRSPVQLTALGPPADYLSGPRVGVAAAAEHPWRFWLPDQPSVSSYRPGGKKRITGTRQTEPL; this is encoded by the coding sequence GTGGGCATCGATCGCGAACTGCTGGCCGGGCCAGCGCTGCAGGTGGCGCCGACGTTGCTGGGCGCGACGCTGCTCAGCAGGCTCGAGGGCGCTGAGGTGCTGGTCCGGGTCACCGAGGTCGAAGCCTACGAGGGCGCCCTCGATCCCGCCTCGCACGCTTTTCGAGGCCCGACCAAGCGCAACGCGGTGATGTTCGGCGAGGCCGGCCGGTTGTACTGCTACTTCGTCTACGGCATGCACTGGTGCGCCAACGTGACCTGTGGGCGGCCTGGCGCCGCCGCAGCCGTGTTGTTCCGGGCAGCGGAGATCCTTGACGGCGAATCGGTCGCACAGGCTCGCACCACGACCCGGCTCAGCGCGGTGAAGCTGGCCAGCGGGCCGGCTCGGCTGGCCCGCGCGCTCGGGTTGACCGGCGAGTGCACGGGATTGGATCTGCTCGATCCCCGCTCGCCCGTCCAGCTCACCGCGCTCGGGCCGCCGGCTGACTACCTCAGCGGCCCACGGGTCGGGGTCGCGGCCGCCGCCGAGCACCCTTGGCGGTTCTGGCTGCCCGACCAGCCCAGCGTGTCGTCTTACCGCCCGGGCGGTAAGAAAAGGATTACCGGCACCCGGCAGACTGAACCATTGTGA